A genomic segment from Yimella sp. cx-51 encodes:
- a CDS encoding protein kinase translates to MDVSQTLGGRYVMQSRIAGGGMGEVWTAHDEVLDRTVAIKVIRRELADDPDFAARFHHEARTAARLSHANIAQVHDFGREGDTDYLVMEFVRGTSLADLLDRQGGLPAEQVVSIITQAAAGLEAAHEAGVIHRDVKPANILLTEKGTVKLTDFGIARALGAAKMTRTGEVMGTAQYLPPESALGRDVTGQADLYSLAVVAYEALVGRRPFVADSAVALAMKHINEQPPPLPGTIVGGVRDAVHRGLAKNPDQRQRGVGNFARELRAGLASTPARVAVPPAAPYGGQGPYVGPRSGPHYAPAAMTQAAAPQPGFGPPAYASYPIRRGSQPADAAARGLGWTWILLSLGVVLSFFLPWASLDGQSWSAFALAQAEESYTSSPESGGVAAVMAVFTVIVGALGLPQALGKGHIAFSIVALVLCFIPGMLWFAAFSYIDGTTEQPSPLGTGAGAWLCLALGFLHLPVIFTTLFKRR, encoded by the coding sequence ATGGACGTGAGTCAGACGCTGGGCGGTCGCTATGTGATGCAATCACGCATCGCCGGCGGGGGCATGGGCGAGGTATGGACGGCTCACGATGAGGTGCTCGACCGAACGGTTGCCATCAAGGTGATCCGCCGCGAACTCGCCGACGATCCTGACTTCGCGGCCCGCTTCCACCATGAGGCCCGCACCGCCGCTCGATTGAGTCACGCAAACATTGCGCAGGTGCATGACTTCGGTCGCGAGGGCGACACCGACTACCTCGTGATGGAGTTCGTCCGGGGCACCTCTTTGGCCGATCTGCTCGACAGGCAGGGTGGCCTGCCTGCAGAGCAGGTGGTCTCGATCATCACGCAGGCGGCGGCCGGTCTGGAGGCAGCGCACGAAGCCGGTGTCATCCACCGCGACGTGAAGCCGGCGAACATCCTGCTGACCGAGAAGGGCACGGTGAAGCTGACCGACTTCGGCATCGCACGGGCGCTCGGTGCAGCGAAGATGACCCGCACCGGTGAGGTGATGGGCACGGCTCAATACCTGCCGCCGGAATCGGCGCTCGGCCGTGACGTCACCGGCCAGGCCGACCTGTACTCCCTCGCAGTCGTCGCCTACGAAGCCCTCGTCGGTCGACGACCCTTTGTGGCCGACTCCGCGGTCGCACTCGCGATGAAGCACATCAATGAGCAGCCGCCACCCCTGCCGGGGACGATCGTTGGCGGCGTGCGGGACGCGGTGCATCGCGGTCTGGCCAAGAATCCCGACCAACGTCAGCGAGGCGTCGGCAACTTCGCGCGTGAGCTGCGTGCTGGGCTCGCGTCCACCCCGGCCCGGGTCGCGGTGCCTCCAGCCGCACCATACGGCGGCCAGGGCCCATACGTTGGCCCCCGCTCCGGGCCGCACTACGCACCGGCGGCAATGACCCAGGCCGCCGCGCCTCAGCCAGGTTTTGGCCCACCGGCGTATGCGTCGTATCCCATCCGCCGTGGTTCGCAGCCGGCAGACGCAGCCGCTCGTGGCCTGGGGTGGACGTGGATCCTCCTGTCGCTGGGCGTCGTACTCAGCTTCTTCCTCCCATGGGCTTCCCTCGACGGACAGAGTTGGTCGGCGTTCGCTCTCGCGCAGGCGGAGGAGAGCTACACCAGCAGCCCTGAATCGGGAGGAGTGGCCGCGGTCATGGCGGTCTTCACCGTGATCGTGGGCGCGTTGGGCTTGCCTCAAGCATTGGGCAAGGGCCACATCGCATTCAGCATCGTGGCGCTCGTCCTGTGTTTCATCCCAGGCATGCTCTGGTTCGCGGCCTTCAGCTACATCGACGGCACGACCGAGCAGCCCTCGCCCCTCGGCACGGGAGCGGGGGCATGGCTCTGCCTCGCGCTCGGCTTCCTCCACCTTCCGGTCATCTTCACAACGCTGTTCAAGCGGCGCTGA
- a CDS encoding DUF3145 domain-containing protein, whose translation MSAVNSRVTRGVVFIHSTPTALCPHLSWALENVLGSAVRTEWTSQPMAPGLVRTELSWMGEPGTGAKLASALRGSEHVRFEITEEPSPGCDGSRWSHTPSLGIHHTWTSANGDSVVNEDRLRSALAASKGDPEQFRTEMAELLGTAWDQELEPFRYAGDGATVRWLHRVS comes from the coding sequence ATGTCTGCGGTTAATTCGCGTGTCACGCGCGGGGTCGTGTTCATTCACTCGACTCCGACGGCGTTGTGCCCGCACCTGAGCTGGGCGTTGGAGAACGTCCTCGGCTCTGCCGTGCGCACTGAATGGACCTCTCAGCCGATGGCCCCTGGGCTGGTGCGCACCGAGCTGTCGTGGATGGGCGAACCCGGCACTGGCGCCAAACTGGCAAGCGCACTGCGCGGGTCGGAACATGTGCGCTTCGAGATCACCGAAGAGCCCAGCCCCGGCTGCGATGGTTCGCGCTGGTCGCACACGCCCTCGCTGGGCATCCACCACACCTGGACCTCCGCCAACGGCGACTCCGTCGTCAACGAAGACCGCTTGCGGTCGGCGCTGGCCGCCAGCAAGGGTGACCCCGAACAGTTCCGCACCGAGATGGCCGAGTTGCTCGGCACGGCATGGGACCAAGAACTGGAGCCGTTCCGTTACGCCGGAGACGGCGCCACCGTCCGCTGGCTCCACCGAGTCAGCTGA
- the fabF gene encoding beta-ketoacyl-ACP synthase II, with amino-acid sequence MSADKRIVVTGIGATTPIGGTATETWDALLAGRSGARTIEADWVQQYDLPTHFAATIFQNPADVLARVETRRMDPSGQYALIATREAWADAGAPEVEPERLGVAIGTGIGGVHTLLDQYDVLKEKGPRRIYPLTVPMLMPNTASGNVSLELGARAGAHTTVSACASGAESMGYAAEMIRSGRADVMVAGGTEAAIHPLTIAGFNAMQALSRRNDDPAAASRPYDTGRDGFVMGEGAGVIVLESYEHAKARGAKIYAELASIGMSADAHHITAPEPEGAGASRAMTEAVERAGLSLNEVHHINAHATSTPVGDIAESNAIRRTFGDATDSIPVTATKSMTGHLLGAAGALEGVFTILSVHHRLVPATINLDDPDPEIHLDVVTGEARKLPDGDISALNNSFGFGGHNIALMVKSV; translated from the coding sequence ATGAGCGCAGACAAGCGCATCGTCGTCACCGGAATCGGTGCCACCACACCGATCGGTGGTACCGCGACCGAGACCTGGGACGCCCTGCTGGCCGGACGGTCCGGCGCCCGCACCATCGAGGCCGACTGGGTGCAGCAGTACGACCTGCCCACCCACTTCGCCGCCACCATCTTCCAGAACCCCGCCGACGTGCTCGCGCGCGTCGAAACCCGTCGGATGGATCCGTCCGGGCAGTACGCCCTGATCGCCACCCGTGAGGCATGGGCGGACGCCGGTGCTCCCGAGGTGGAGCCGGAGCGTCTCGGTGTCGCGATCGGCACCGGCATCGGTGGCGTGCACACCCTGCTCGACCAGTACGACGTGCTGAAGGAAAAGGGCCCTCGCCGGATCTACCCGTTGACCGTGCCGATGCTGATGCCCAACACCGCCTCCGGCAATGTGTCGCTCGAACTCGGCGCCCGCGCCGGTGCACACACCACCGTCTCGGCGTGCGCTTCAGGTGCTGAGTCGATGGGCTACGCCGCGGAGATGATCCGCTCGGGCCGCGCCGATGTCATGGTCGCCGGCGGCACCGAGGCAGCGATCCATCCGCTGACGATCGCCGGGTTCAACGCCATGCAGGCACTGTCACGGCGCAACGACGACCCGGCGGCTGCCTCGCGTCCGTACGACACCGGCCGTGACGGCTTCGTCATGGGCGAAGGCGCGGGCGTGATCGTGCTGGAGTCGTACGAGCACGCCAAGGCGCGCGGAGCCAAAATCTACGCGGAGTTGGCATCGATCGGCATGTCCGCCGACGCGCACCACATCACCGCCCCGGAGCCGGAAGGCGCCGGCGCGAGCCGCGCGATGACCGAAGCTGTCGAGCGAGCCGGCCTGTCGCTCAACGAGGTTCACCACATCAATGCGCATGCCACCTCGACCCCGGTGGGCGACATCGCCGAGTCGAATGCCATTCGACGCACCTTCGGAGATGCCACCGATTCCATTCCGGTCACGGCGACCAAATCGATGACCGGGCACCTGCTCGGTGCCGCCGGCGCGCTCGAGGGCGTCTTCACGATCCTGAGCGTGCACCACCGGTTGGTGCCCGCGACGATCAACCTCGACGACCCTGACCCGGAGATCCACCTCGACGTCGTCACCGGCGAAGCCCGCAAGCTGCCGGACGGCGACATCTCTGCGCTGAACAACTCGTTCGGCTTCGGTGGGCACAACATCGCCCTCATGGTGAAGAGCGTCTGA
- a CDS encoding acyl carrier protein, translated as MAQSDQEILEGLAEIVNEETGLDVSEVQSEKSFTEDLDIDSLSMMTIVVNAEEKFGVRIPDDEVKNLTTVGDAVTYIKNAQG; from the coding sequence ATGGCACAGAGCGACCAGGAGATCCTCGAAGGCCTCGCTGAGATCGTCAACGAGGAGACCGGCCTCGACGTCAGCGAGGTGCAGTCGGAGAAGTCCTTCACCGAAGACCTCGACATCGACTCGCTGTCGATGATGACCATCGTGGTCAACGCCGAGGAGAAGTTCGGCGTCCGCATCCCCGACGACGAGGTCAAGAACCTCACGACCGTCGGCGACGCCGTCACGTACATCAAGAACGCCCAGGGCTGA
- a CDS encoding beta-ketoacyl-ACP synthase III: MVSPKNTGSLRSSEGSQHTRILGVGAYRPERVVTNEEVCEFIDSSDEWIRERSGIVTRRIAGDHETVTTMAEAAARDALQNSGVAIEQIDAVLVATVSHPYQTPAVAPLIATNLGRNGIPAFDISAACAGYCYGISLANDMVRSGSATNVLVIGVEKLSDFTDKYDRGTAFIFADGAGAAIIGRSETPGIGPTVWGSDGEQWTTISQRESWIEIRKSWEETDGDDRIWPTIGMVGQSVFRWAVWGMAPVAQKAMDAAGITANDLDAFIPHQANMRIVDAMVKQLKLPADIPVARDIADQGNTSAASIPLATERMLREGEAPSGGLALQIGFGAGLAYAAQVVVLP, encoded by the coding sequence ATGGTCTCCCCCAAGAACACCGGCAGCCTTCGTTCCTCCGAGGGCTCACAGCACACGCGCATCCTCGGAGTCGGTGCGTACCGCCCCGAGCGTGTGGTCACCAACGAGGAAGTGTGCGAGTTCATCGACTCCTCGGACGAGTGGATCCGCGAACGCTCGGGCATCGTCACCCGGCGCATCGCTGGTGACCACGAGACGGTGACCACGATGGCCGAAGCCGCCGCGCGGGATGCCCTGCAAAACTCCGGGGTCGCCATCGAGCAGATCGACGCCGTCCTGGTCGCCACCGTTTCGCACCCGTACCAAACGCCAGCTGTTGCACCGCTGATCGCAACCAACTTGGGCCGCAACGGGATTCCGGCTTTCGACATCTCCGCCGCGTGCGCTGGCTATTGCTACGGCATCAGCCTGGCCAACGACATGGTGCGCAGCGGCAGCGCGACCAACGTCCTGGTGATCGGCGTCGAGAAGCTGTCGGACTTCACCGACAAGTACGACCGCGGCACGGCGTTCATCTTCGCCGACGGCGCCGGTGCGGCGATCATCGGACGCTCCGAAACTCCTGGCATCGGCCCCACGGTCTGGGGCTCCGACGGTGAGCAGTGGACAACCATTTCCCAGCGCGAGTCGTGGATCGAGATCCGCAAGTCGTGGGAGGAAACCGATGGCGACGACCGCATCTGGCCCACCATCGGCATGGTCGGACAATCAGTCTTCCGTTGGGCCGTGTGGGGCATGGCCCCGGTCGCGCAGAAGGCAATGGACGCCGCCGGGATCACCGCGAACGACCTGGACGCATTCATCCCGCACCAGGCGAACATGCGGATCGTCGACGCCATGGTCAAGCAGCTCAAACTGCCCGCCGACATCCCGGTGGCACGCGACATCGCCGACCAGGGCAACACCTCCGCGGCATCGATTCCGCTGGCCACCGAACGGATGCTGCGCGAGGGTGAAGCACCCTCGGGAGGTCTTGCCCTACAGATCGGTTTCGGCGCAGGCTTGGCCTACGCCGCACAGGTCGTCGTCCTTCCCTGA
- a CDS encoding ACP S-malonyltransferase, with product MLAIVCPGQGSQTPGFLAPWLELPGLRDQLEQLGSVAQLDLVEHGTVSDADTIKDTAVAQPLIVAAGLAGLQALFADDSKTHTGAGVTLDAVDVVAGHSVGEITAAVAAGVLTPQDATVFVRDRGNGMAAASAVRPTGMAAVLGGDEAEVVATLEQIGLTPANRNGAGQIVAAGTLEQIDALKQAPPAKARVIPLQMAGAFHTEHMAPAAQELAQLAMSFSTSDPSVALLSNKDGQRVEDGTEVLRRLVSQVSSPVRWDRTMETMLAMGVTGLIELPPAGTLVGLAKRGMRGVETLALKTPDDLDAARRMISEHGRSGQHDSVNNPTED from the coding sequence GTGCTCGCAATCGTCTGCCCTGGACAGGGCTCACAGACCCCCGGATTCCTCGCACCATGGCTTGAACTTCCTGGTCTTCGCGACCAGCTGGAGCAGTTGGGGTCAGTCGCGCAACTCGACCTGGTGGAGCACGGCACCGTGTCGGACGCCGACACCATCAAGGACACCGCTGTCGCCCAGCCGCTCATCGTCGCGGCCGGTCTCGCCGGTCTGCAGGCCCTGTTCGCCGACGACTCCAAGACGCACACCGGGGCCGGCGTGACGCTTGATGCCGTTGACGTCGTCGCCGGCCACTCGGTCGGTGAGATCACCGCCGCGGTCGCCGCTGGAGTGCTGACGCCCCAGGACGCGACGGTCTTCGTCCGCGACCGCGGGAACGGCATGGCAGCTGCCAGCGCAGTGCGCCCCACCGGCATGGCGGCCGTGCTCGGCGGCGACGAGGCCGAGGTCGTTGCCACGCTCGAACAGATTGGGCTGACCCCCGCCAACCGCAACGGCGCCGGGCAGATCGTCGCGGCCGGCACCCTTGAGCAGATCGACGCCCTCAAGCAAGCTCCGCCGGCGAAGGCCCGGGTCATTCCGCTGCAGATGGCTGGTGCGTTCCACACCGAACACATGGCACCCGCCGCCCAGGAGTTGGCGCAGCTCGCAATGTCGTTCAGCACGAGTGACCCATCGGTCGCGCTGCTGTCGAACAAGGACGGTCAGCGCGTCGAGGACGGCACTGAGGTGCTTCGCCGTCTGGTCTCCCAGGTGAGCAGCCCGGTGCGCTGGGATCGCACCATGGAGACGATGCTCGCGATGGGCGTCACCGGCCTGATCGAGCTTCCGCCGGCCGGCACGCTGGTCGGTCTGGCAAAGCGCGGCATGCGGGGCGTGGAAACTCTCGCGCTGAAGACCCCGGACGATCTCGACGCAGCGCGGCGCATGATCAGCGAACACGGCCGTTCCGGCCAGCACGATTCAGTCAACAACCCGACGGAGGACTGA
- a CDS encoding CdaR family transcriptional regulator — protein sequence MSRTPTSRKRLETAAGALATEAVQQMDETLPWYRALPAEDRSWVGMVAHAGIAAFIAWHADQNTLPPIAADVFGTAPRELTRSITLQQTLDLVRTTIDVVERAVPQIAAPQDRVEMRAAVLTYAREVAFACAQVYAQAAETRGAWDARLESLVVDAVLRAEGDEALRSRVTALGWDEVKDIVVIAGTAPQGSGTETVDALRRSAARIGADALAAVQGRRLIAILGNVADPLSVAADLAELWADGPVVVGPLVPHLYAAGRSARAAQSGYVAASAWPGAPRPCHADELLAERALAGDQRARRQLSARVSHALDVRAATRDTVTSYLDHLSLEGTARALFVHPNTVRYRLGRFADDSGFDLTDARDAFSVRLAMMYEQLPEVAERR from the coding sequence ATGTCCCGCACGCCCACCTCCCGCAAGCGCCTTGAAACGGCGGCCGGGGCGCTCGCCACCGAGGCGGTGCAGCAGATGGACGAGACGCTGCCGTGGTACCGCGCGCTGCCTGCTGAAGACCGCTCCTGGGTGGGCATGGTGGCGCACGCAGGCATCGCGGCATTCATTGCCTGGCACGCCGACCAGAACACTCTCCCCCCGATCGCGGCCGATGTCTTCGGCACTGCGCCTCGAGAACTGACCCGCTCAATCACGCTGCAGCAGACTCTCGACCTGGTGCGCACGACGATCGACGTCGTGGAGCGTGCGGTGCCCCAGATCGCCGCTCCCCAGGATCGCGTCGAGATGCGGGCCGCGGTGCTGACCTATGCCCGCGAAGTGGCTTTCGCGTGTGCGCAGGTGTACGCCCAAGCAGCCGAAACACGCGGCGCCTGGGACGCCCGCCTGGAATCACTGGTGGTCGACGCCGTGCTGCGTGCCGAGGGCGATGAAGCCCTGCGTTCACGGGTGACGGCGCTCGGCTGGGACGAGGTCAAGGACATCGTCGTCATTGCCGGCACAGCGCCGCAAGGCAGCGGCACCGAGACCGTGGACGCCTTGCGCCGTTCGGCGGCGCGCATAGGCGCCGACGCCCTGGCCGCAGTACAGGGACGCCGCCTCATCGCCATCCTGGGCAACGTCGCCGACCCACTGTCGGTGGCGGCCGACCTGGCCGAACTCTGGGCTGACGGTCCCGTGGTCGTCGGCCCGCTGGTGCCCCACCTGTACGCCGCCGGTCGCAGTGCTCGCGCCGCCCAATCGGGTTACGTCGCCGCGTCGGCCTGGCCGGGGGCGCCGCGACCGTGCCACGCAGATGAACTGCTGGCCGAACGGGCACTTGCCGGAGACCAGCGGGCGCGACGGCAGTTGTCGGCACGGGTGTCGCACGCTCTGGACGTCCGAGCAGCCACCCGGGACACGGTCACCTCCTACCTTGACCACCTCAGCCTCGAGGGCACCGCACGTGCCCTGTTCGTCCACCCGAACACCGTGCGATACCGGCTGGGGCGGTTCGCCGACGACAGCGGATTCGATCTCACCGACGCACGGGATGCCTTCTCAGTGCGGCTGGCGATGATGTACGAACAGCTGCCGGAAGTGGCGGAGAGGCGATAG
- a CDS encoding glycerophosphodiester phosphodiesterase, with product MNRRTFAGILASSAATAVVAPAVATSAAADPGRRRGPRRGPIVVGHRGASGYRPEHTLAAYRLAAHLGADFIEPDLVITKDGVLVCRHEPEIGGTTDVSKRPEFASRRTTKQLDGVPVTGWFAEDFTLTELRTLRAVERLPKERQQNTVYDGLWQVPTFEEVLKLREQLTRELGRPIGVYPETKHPTYFRQMGKPLEEKLVPLIRRYRLDSPKAPIFIQSFELNNLLDLRTKFGVKAPLVFLATASGKPYGDTRSYDELLTRSGMKSWAQHIDGVGPDTKRVISWNADRTLGKPTSLVADAHSNGLTVCPWTVRAENTFLPADYQTGTNPADYGRVLDFLAQLWKTGIDGIFSDNPDLAVLSRSLTLGV from the coding sequence ATGAATCGACGAACATTCGCAGGGATCCTCGCTTCATCCGCCGCCACCGCAGTCGTTGCACCCGCCGTGGCCACCTCCGCCGCCGCTGATCCGGGACGTCGGCGTGGGCCACGTCGCGGTCCGATCGTGGTCGGTCACCGAGGCGCATCGGGTTACCGACCCGAGCACACCCTCGCGGCCTATCGGTTGGCGGCCCACTTGGGAGCCGACTTCATCGAGCCCGACCTGGTGATCACCAAGGACGGCGTGCTCGTCTGCCGCCACGAGCCGGAGATCGGCGGCACCACCGACGTCAGCAAGCGTCCGGAGTTCGCCTCGCGCAGGACCACCAAGCAGTTGGACGGCGTGCCGGTGACCGGGTGGTTCGCCGAGGACTTCACCCTCACCGAACTTCGCACGCTGCGCGCTGTTGAGCGTCTGCCGAAGGAGCGCCAGCAGAACACCGTCTACGACGGCCTCTGGCAGGTGCCGACCTTCGAGGAGGTGCTCAAGCTGCGCGAGCAACTCACCCGCGAGCTCGGACGACCGATCGGCGTGTACCCCGAGACCAAGCACCCCACCTATTTCCGACAGATGGGCAAGCCGCTGGAGGAGAAGCTGGTGCCGCTGATCCGCCGCTACCGGCTTGACTCCCCGAAGGCGCCGATCTTCATCCAGTCCTTCGAGCTCAACAACCTGCTCGACCTGCGCACGAAGTTCGGGGTGAAGGCGCCGCTGGTCTTCCTGGCAACGGCGTCCGGCAAGCCCTACGGCGACACCCGCAGCTACGACGAGTTGCTCACGCGCTCGGGCATGAAGAGTTGGGCGCAGCACATCGACGGCGTGGGCCCCGACACCAAGCGGGTGATCAGCTGGAACGCCGATCGCACGCTGGGCAAGCCCACCTCACTGGTCGCCGACGCGCACTCCAACGGTCTGACGGTCTGCCCGTGGACGGTGCGCGCCGAGAACACCTTCCTGCCGGCCGACTACCAAACCGGCACCAACCCGGCCGACTACGGCCGCGTGCTCGACTTCCTCGCGCAGTTGTGGAAGACGGGTATCGACGGGATCTTCAGCGACAACCCTGACCTCGCGGTCTTGTCGCGCAGTCTGACGCTCGGAGTCTGA
- a CDS encoding crotonase/enoyl-CoA hydratase family protein, protein MAFSTIAHDVEDGILTVTLDRPDNLNAFTVTMADELEQTFREVNERDEVRAVIVTGRGRAFCAGMDLAAEGNAFGLDETQQPTLDAMADLDDPALQRVRDTGGRVTLAIYDCRKPVIAAINGAAVGIGASMTLAMDARIVSREARFGLVFGKLGITPEAASTWFLPRIVGMATALDLVYSASILDAAQTKDVGLANSVEDAERLITAARDLADRWTKERSPVSVALMRQMMYRNSAEPHPREAHRIDSLAMFETSIADGGEGVAAFRERRAAQFSSATSRMPQFYDEWLRRQDD, encoded by the coding sequence ATGGCCTTCAGCACGATCGCCCACGACGTCGAGGACGGCATCCTGACCGTCACACTCGACCGCCCCGACAATCTCAACGCGTTCACCGTCACCATGGCCGACGAACTCGAACAGACCTTCCGTGAGGTCAACGAGCGCGACGAGGTGCGTGCCGTGATCGTCACCGGTCGTGGACGCGCATTCTGTGCAGGCATGGATCTGGCGGCAGAAGGGAACGCATTCGGTCTGGACGAGACGCAGCAACCGACGCTCGATGCGATGGCCGATCTCGACGACCCTGCGCTGCAGCGGGTGCGCGACACGGGTGGCCGGGTGACGCTGGCGATCTACGACTGCCGCAAGCCGGTCATCGCAGCGATCAACGGTGCCGCGGTGGGCATCGGAGCCTCCATGACCCTGGCGATGGACGCCCGCATCGTCAGCCGCGAGGCTCGCTTCGGGCTGGTCTTCGGCAAGCTCGGCATCACCCCGGAGGCCGCATCGACGTGGTTCCTGCCACGCATCGTGGGCATGGCGACGGCGCTTGACCTGGTCTATTCCGCGTCGATCCTCGACGCTGCTCAGACGAAGGACGTCGGACTCGCCAACTCCGTCGAGGATGCCGAGCGATTGATCACTGCCGCAAGGGATTTGGCTGACCGCTGGACCAAGGAACGCTCGCCGGTGTCAGTCGCACTGATGCGGCAGATGATGTACCGAAACTCCGCCGAACCCCACCCGCGCGAAGCGCACCGGATCGATTCCCTGGCGATGTTCGAGACGAGCATCGCCGACGGCGGCGAAGGTGTGGCTGCGTTCCGGGAACGCCGCGCCGCGCAGTTCAGCAGCGCGACATCCCGGATGCCGCAGTTCTACGACGAATGGTTGCGCCGCCAGGACGACTGA
- a CDS encoding DivIVA domain-containing protein — protein sequence MDISWQDIVKKEFNPPSRGAAGYDEIAVDDFFDEVVRRVHTDTLAADFLRAQTFPKAQGFGRRGYAATEVDEFIDQLAQQCAGVAPFTGSTVGEQQDTPRQNAPQGGGTSSWGGEPSLSGESPYVERKSFLSRIFGKG from the coding sequence ATGGACATCAGCTGGCAGGACATCGTTAAGAAGGAATTCAATCCGCCCTCGCGCGGCGCTGCGGGGTATGACGAGATCGCCGTCGACGACTTCTTCGACGAGGTGGTCAGGCGGGTGCACACCGACACGCTGGCAGCTGACTTCCTCCGCGCGCAGACCTTCCCGAAGGCACAGGGGTTCGGTAGGCGCGGCTATGCGGCGACGGAGGTCGATGAGTTCATCGATCAACTCGCGCAGCAATGTGCCGGCGTTGCTCCCTTTACCGGCAGCACCGTTGGGGAACAACAGGACACGCCTCGACAGAACGCGCCGCAGGGTGGTGGCACGTCGAGCTGGGGAGGCGAGCCGAGCCTCTCCGGCGAGTCGCCGTACGTCGAGCGCAAGAGCTTTCTCTCGCGCATCTTCGGGAAGGGCTGA